One Hippoglossus stenolepis isolate QCI-W04-F060 chromosome 6, HSTE1.2, whole genome shotgun sequence genomic window, GTGGCTTTTACAGTGGATATGACTATGAGATCATAGTGATTGATGACGGAAGCCCAGATGGAACACTGGAGGtggcagagcagctgcagaagaTATATGGAGAGGACAGGATAGTAAGTGAAGAATCACTGCTGTCTTTCTTTGAGAAGAGTCATATCAAGCAATTCATAAAATTGTGTGAAGAATGTATTAGAAGTCTTTCAAATACTGTAGAGACTAGAACTGATCGTCTGGGTCAGATGTTGAATTGCAATCTGACACTGGCCCCCCCGAGAAACACATGATACCAAACCACATCATTTCCTACTTCAAACTGTccttttattattaatattatgaaCAAAGTGCATACAGTGCTTAGACATGaataatagtaaaataataaagttcaaGTGCAAACCCCACCATCATCCCAGACACataatgcacacacatttagataTTCTTGTCTTCCACCAAACCTCTACaattaaaacttaaaacctAAAAAACTAGTGACTTGGGGACTTGTTAGGGTTTTTCTCATCATGTTGTTGCAGTCTCCTGTACAAAGCTGATCATAAAATCTAAGGGGCGTCTCACAAAATTGTGGACAGAAGTAATCAGCCATTCTTAGCTTGGAGCCCCAGGCTACTTCCTGCTTTGCCTACCCTGTAGCACCACCTCTGATGTCTGTGTACATGCACAGTCTTACtctttctgttctgtgtttcagGTCCTACGACCTAGAGCGAAGAAATTAGGCCTCGGTAAGTTTGAGACTGTAACAAATTTGTGTTTCatcttgagctgctttcagacatgcactgaagtcgGGAAAATCTCCTTAAATTATGCAGTCTGGTtttatgtgagaacgcaaatgtccaagtcacttgctgcagactttctctggagtgtCTCCTCCCAGCCCCCTAGTataaactctggataatgtctgagtgagcccatgtgagaaaacagcaagagattctctggaggatttgcattgatgatgtttctaGACAGCaacggatgcaaaactgaaagaacaaaaagaatacaaatctCCTGATGAAAGAGAGATGCTATACACGAACAAGACCCAGACAAAATTTAgaacttggaaagacaaagagattcaagcagtggtgttgatgtgctgctaCGTCCTGCTGCCTGTATACTGCTCTAGTGATTTCCGTGTTGATTTGTATGCGTCTCaccggagaatctcctgttgCATTCATACATAAAAGGCAGAACTCCGGAGAAAGTACAGACCCcattgtgcagacattctccggagttcatcCCTTAAAATGGCTTTAGTAACCATTGCCAAATTCTGATAAAGTCCTGTTTCTTTTCCAAGGCACTGCCTACATCCATGGCATGAAGCACGCAACTGGGAACTTCATCTTTATAATGGATGCAGATCTCTCCCATCATGTGAGTGGAGCCTGCTTCATTGTGTGCACACAGTATGTTCATAGTTCCCTCACAcgctgtgggtgtgtgtggctTCTCCTGTGTATGATAACAGTCCATGGCTGCACAACACATGAAGCTGAAGCCTGTGCAGTAAACTGACGGTGACTCAATAGTTGCTTTTCTGATTAatggatttattattttgtttatataaTGTCAGAAAGTGGGGATAGATCCACAATGTGTCAGCCCAACATGATGTCTTCAAACTGGTGTTTTGTCTGAACATTACTCTAAAGCCCAAAGAGATTCAGGTTACTGGCGACATTATAAATTGATATGAGACAAATCCTCATGTTCAAGAAGCTGAAACCACTTATTTTAAAACTATCGATTATAACTGTTGTTCTTATATTAACTATTAGTACTAGATAATACAAATTTTAGCTCTAACTGATTCCATTATCCCTCTTTTACACAACAATTATGggtatatcattttattttaataggGTACTCCTTACTgattgccagtagaggagtttgcctttctgttttttccccgGCACATCATGTCTGACATCATGAACACTGGCAACTGAGGCGccctctcacctcactgtcttgcAAAATTAGCACCTTCACCCGTGTTTCTCGTTTCTCTCACTACTGATCTGGGCCAGAGTCGATAAAAatctgtgtctactgcagagtcatttgacccaggagtTAATAcagattgtatccattcccatcgcagacaaaagccagatattagtgggtgttagtgggtttttataccagtggaaaagggggaTTTACAGATTCCTGAATTGTATTAGAAGTAGTACGTGTCTCGTTTTTTGTCAGTGACTGAGAttttattgtccttttttttttctttcagcccAAATTTATTCCAGAATTTATTGAGTAAGTGTTATCTTTTTCCTGATTTTGTAATTGATATCCACAGTGAAAAATCTCCATATTTAAACTATAGGCGTCGATATATCTTTTTgttaatgattgtttttttccttgtttGCCAGAAAGCAGAAGGAGGGTAATTATGACCTGGTTTCTGGTACTCGTTACCGAGGCAATGGTGGCGTATACGGCTGGGACTTGCGCAGGAAACTAATCAGGTAACGACGGTACACTGTCCTTAATTTTGTATGTTATTTGTCTTCCACTGACACAATATGACTATCTGTAATGCCACCATGGCCAATCAGGAGTCTGGAAGAAAAAACTGGTTCTTGTAGACAGACAACAATATGTTTACCAGTCAAAAATCTTCACCCTGGATGGATTTTATGAATGCTCCTTGTGTACACGTGGACAAGTCCTgaggtttcattttctttccgTCTCCCTCACTTTCACAGCCGAGGAGCCAACTTTTTGACGCAAGTGTTGCTGAGACCCGATGCTTCAGACCTCACAGGCAGCTTCAGGTATGTGCTGCTGTGAAACGCTGCTGCCTGTTGAACTGAACGTGCATGAAAGTGAGATGTTTCACACCCCTGCTGTTCGTTTATTCTCATTCCCGTCAGGCTGTACAAGAAGAACGTGCTGGAGAACCTGGTTGAGCGGTGCGTGTCCAAAGGTTACGTCTTTCAGATGGAGATGATCGTCCGCGCCAGACAGCTCAACTACACAATCGGAGAGGTGAGGCCCTAATTTTCGCATTCTCTCACTAATTTCTGTATTTAAGCTTTTCACATTAATCCTGCGTCCATAAATGAGGACCTAGCAGTGACAACTGAAGAAAacttacatttgatttatttcactaGATTATCATTTTACATAATTTATAGACGTGAAAGCATTAGAAATCATAGTGAAGGCCTTAACaccatttaaacaaacaatagtgaaacataaaaaattCTAGAAGTAGGGAGTGTTTGAAATGACTCTGttgaaacacatttattgtttgtaaaaACCGAGGTGGGAGTTGAAGCCCACATCAGACTAGGTGTAGTTTACAAACTTTACTCTTCTGGGTCTATTTTACTTCAATTTATAAGCCAGGACTAGATTAACAAGCAGATTAGAGAGGCTGTTTAAAACCCCCATTCAGATTATTGAAACCTGTGTTGTATTATAAAAACAATCGGCCTCCAGACCACATGGCCACAAGGTTAAGCTCAAAAACCACGATACTTAAGATTTGTCAAACAAGTGCAGTGCAGTTCTAAACcagcctgtttggaatgggctgtttgctttctgtaaaagtgacctgcagtaattgagcagAAAATAAAGACTGGCTGCAGGACTGAGTCCACAGAACCATGAAGCcatcgctgctgcacaaagagctgttgacctgtttattcaaagttcagtgaagctcgactcagaacGCAGAACCCTGACCCGGAGAATCAGTTGCTGTGAACGCGCTGCTGTCATGATCTCCAACCTCACTTACATTGATGAGTTCTAGCAGCCGTTGCTACAGAGCGTTGGTctcctgtttatttaaagtttatcaatattgaacaaggctccaaattgcaccaaattcaaagCTGCACTTCCTTAACAATACACGTatcaagtgtgaagccgataagacaAAGGGTTCTTGAGTTATGCGTTCCACATAGAGACAGAGATTCCTGCAATTATTAGGTAGATTGATATTATATAGATTAGATAGGTAGATGTGGACTAGATGAACGAGTTGCTTCCATAGACTTAGAAGGTTTATAACACCTGTGTAGATTTATCAAACTTGGGCTGGATCTGCAAGTTCAGAATTGGaaagttagaaaaaaaatgttctaaTTTCTTCAGGTgtagaaaacaaatctgtgaaaCCATCCTTTCTTGAAGTAGAGAAATGGGGaaattctttttaaatttagcttAACTTGTCCATTAACCTCAGAATCCGAAGCTAACTTCAGTGTTGTGACTCTGCTTTATGGTGTGAACTGACAatgatcttcttcttctgcattGAAACAAACAGGTGCCCATCTCCTTTGTGGATCGAGTTTATGGAGAGTCCAAACTGGGAGGGAACGAGATTGTGTCCTTTGTGAAAGGACTGCTCACACTCTTTGCCACAACATGATGATCAGTGACGTCTCGTGTGAAGTGTGGATATCCCATGATGCTTTCTTACATACTGTGCACAGTAGTTATGTCAGAATTGTAatgaggggagaaaaacaagctCCACTTGCCTAATGTTCAGAAGTTACATGATGTTAGACGACATGGAGACATGTCTGTCCCCTGTtagctgtaaatataaagtaattcCTTGTCAGTAGCTGTCCAGAGTACTGAAGGAACATAGTGCTTTACATTCCCATCATCCTCTTTAATGAATGGTGAGCAAAGCACAGTTTCTCGTCATTTCCAGTCAAGACAGTGGACTCCACGCTGTTTACAGTGAACTGCTCCACCTGTCATTGTGTCTATCCAATTAAACAGTTTGTATCGTTGtctggtttcttcttctttctttcctctgaccGTGCTCTTGTTGTACAGTGAGTCCAAACCTGAACTGGGTCACAGAGAGCAACCGGCTTCTCTCATTGATATCACTGATAAAAAAGTGTAAGGGGCTGTTGATTTTAAACACAGGCAGCTTTATAAATACTGACCATTTACAATGTGTATGGATGTGACCTCAGGCCTGTCCTGTATGTTCATGGTGATAATATTGTAACAGTGTCGTGGCAATTCTGCAATCCCACTTTGACAACGAGGAAGAGACACAAATCTCTTACAGTATTATCACACTTTAAcgctcagagcatggtgcacaGGACAAAGGTTGGTTTGCAAtatgcacaccgatgggaaGCGGTTCGTTCTCTTTATACCTTTGGCTCGTTCCTCCCCCTCTGCCTGAGGTTGTTTCTAAgccaaaggtcaggatcttctgatgacatcaggCAACAATACCTTAGTTTAGGAAATCgggccaagattcattcagttgtacaggattcaacatgatcaaggttacattgtataAGATTCAACATGATCAATCATAGGGGAAATGAACATGATTACATTGTGCATTATCGAAAGgttacatttcccttacacACAGTTCTACTTGattcttgaccttggaaacCGTAGTTTGACTTTCAACCATGTCTTATGGTCTTCACCAGTATGCAGTGTTGTGTTCTTTGTGCTGAGACAGTAGTagtcatctcacacacacacgaatggaAATGTCACCCAGGGGTCAAacctggatggatggatggatggatagacagaaGGATACCAaaactggatggatggatagatactgtaggtagatggatggatggtttctGTAGATGTATATTTAATTGATCTCGAAGGAATTTTGGGCATCCCCTAGCTTAAATACCACATACAGGACAAGAAAGGCAATGATTACAGAAGTACAGCAGTATGTGTCTATGGAGGCTGTGCATGAATGAGGTTAGGACAGTAAATGTCCCACTTTTCTTCTAACAGGGACCCTGGCCACCCTGATAGCTCCACACTCCAAACACTACTAGACATACCCTGTTTACACGCCTTGTCTTGATGAGTGTCGAAATCTATTATATTGCTTATTTAAATTTCTACATTGCAACATCAGTGAGGAACTATTTAAAAATAGGTGgtggatgatgaggatgatgatgatgaggatgaggatgaggatgagaatCGCCCCCTGCTGATGGAGAACTTTTACCGACACTctaaccagtgcagtgtcaCGTGGGCTGCAGTGCTGGTGTCCAGCGCTGGGTTCGGGAGCTGTCCCTCACCGGGCACCGCTCAGGAAAGTAGTTCCGGTCGATTTGACTGGGCACTAACAGCACAGCACCGTACAGCGCCACCTACCGGAGATACCAGAGACACCACTCCTGAGCTGAGTGCTGAGGCACTGTGTGCATTGGACCCTccgcagggaggaggagtggggcgCCAGATGTAGCCACACCGCGCATGCGCACAAATCGGCGAAACCCACTCCAGGAGGACGCCCGCTGGCGGTGAGATCCTGCCACTGCTACCCCGGGTTGTTTACCCCCCAGCCTCGcatacagaaaacacagaccTTCCCCGGGCTGAGAGGGAGCGGATAGGTGAGTTTTCTATCAGGCATTTTCTTAATTGGCCAAATTGATTGAgaaaccaatcaggagtcgCAATGAGCCCGGCTCGCGAGGACCTCACAATGAGATTATTTATGCTAATCAAGTAGATGTCACTTCCGCCCCTTTTATTTGCGCCATTTTGGATCGGACAGCTTCTAGGCTGGATGTGTATTGTCTGTCAGAGAGAATGGTCTCACCGCTGTGCGCTGTCCGGCAGACTCAGGCGCTCCGAGCTTTTTGACTGAGAGAGCGGCTCCTCCCGGGTTGTTGCTGCCGACAGCAGGACATGTGTCCGCCCTCTGCGCTCCG contains:
- the dpm1 gene encoding dolichol-phosphate mannosyltransferase subunit 1 is translated as MASRKTSEPSRDRQDRYSVLLPTYNERENLPLIVWLLVKCFTESGYDYEIIVIDDGSPDGTLEVAEQLQKIYGEDRIVLRPRAKKLGLGTAYIHGMKHATGNFIFIMDADLSHHPKFIPEFIEKQKEGNYDLVSGTRYRGNGGVYGWDLRRKLISRGANFLTQVLLRPDASDLTGSFRLYKKNVLENLVERCVSKGYVFQMEMIVRARQLNYTIGEVPISFVDRVYGESKLGGNEIVSFVKGLLTLFATT